The Quercus robur chromosome 3, dhQueRobu3.1, whole genome shotgun sequence DNA segment TCTCTTCAACCAATTCCTTTCATCTCTACTCTTCTTCCACCTTCTTCTCATCGTGCTCCATTTCATTTCCTCATCCACTGCTCCTGTTTCCTCCCTATCTTCACCTTTTGCTCACTCTAGCAGTAAGGTTAAGATAGAAGAGGAAACAAAGGAGGCGATGGCTCTTCTAAATTGGAAAACCAGCCTTCACAACAAAAGCCAATCTCTCTTGTCCTCGTGGGTTGGAACCAATCCTTGCAATTGGGTCGAAATAAATTGCGACCACTCTGGAAGCGTCACTCATCTAAACCTTTCAAGTTATGGTTTGAGAGTTACGCTTCACAATCTCAACTTTCAATCCTTGCCCAATCTACTCAGTCTTAACCTTTCTTACAACTCACTATCTGGAATCATTAACCCAAATATTTCTCATCTCTCCAAACTCTCTCTTCTTGACCTTTCTGTTAATCAATTCACTGGGAGAATTCCTTCTGAAATAGGCAAATTAACCAGCCTTCACATCATTGACCTTTCTGTCAACCGTATGACTGGACTTATTCCTCAAGACGTAGGAGCATTAATTTCTCTGAGTAAGCTTGATTTCTCATTTAACAATCTCACGGGTGTCATTCCTACTTCTCTTGGAAACTTAAGCAACCTAACCACTTTATATCTTCATACGACTCAACTTTCTGGTTCCATCCCTCAAGAATTAGGAATGCTAAGTTCTCTGATTGACCTTAAGTTAACAACAAACAATCTAATAGATGTCATCCCTATTTCTCTTGGAAACTTGAGCAAATTGACCACTTTATATCTTTTTGAAAATCAACTTTCTGGTTCCATCCCTCAAGAATTAGGAATGCTAAGTTCTCTGACTGACCTTGATTTATCAATAAACAATCTAATAGGTGTCATCCCTACTTCTCTTAGAAACTTGAGCAAATTGACTACTTTAGATCTTTCTATAAACCAACTTTCTAGTTCCATCCCTCAAGAATTAGAAATGTTAAGTACTTTGACTGACCTTTTGTTATCAATAAACAATCTCACGGGTGTCATCCCTACTTCTCTTGGAAACTTAAGCAGTCTAACCACTTTATATCTTCATACGAATCAACTTTCTGGTTCCATCCCTCAAGAATTAGGAATGCTAAGTTCTTTGATTGACCTTGAGTTATCATCAAACAATCTCACGGGTGTCATCCCTACTTCTCTTGGAAACTTAAGCAATCTAACTACTTTATATCTTCATTCGAATCAACTTTCTGGTTCCATCCCTCAAGAATTAGGAATGCTAAGTTCTCTGACTGACCTTGAGTTATTAGTAAACAATCTCACGGGTGTCATCCCTACTTCTTTTGGAAACTTAAGCAACCTAACCATTTTATATCTTGATGAGAACCAATTTTCTGGTTCCATCCCACAAGAATTAGGAATGCTAAGTTCTTTGACTAACCTTGGGTTATCAGAAAACAATCTTACAGGTGTTATCCCTACTTCATTTGGA contains these protein-coding regions:
- the LOC126719322 gene encoding probable leucine-rich repeat receptor-like protein kinase At1g35710 — its product is MTSLSNKPLFNQFLSSLLFFHLLLIVLHFISSSTAPVSSLSSPFAHSSSKVKIEEETKEAMALLNWKTSLHNKSQSLLSSWVGTNPCNWVEINCDHSGSVTHLNLSSYGLRVTLHNLNFQSLPNLLSLNLSYNSLSGIINPNISHLSKLSLLDLSVNQFTGRIPSEIGKLTSLHIIDLSVNRMTGLIPQDVGALISLSKLDFSFNNLTGVIPTSLGNLSNLTTLYLHTTQLSGSIPQELGMLSSLIDLKLTTNNLIDVIPISLGNLSKLTTLYLFENQLSGSIPQELGMLSSLTDLDLSINNLIGVIPTSLRNLSKLTTLDLSINQLSSSIPQELEMLSTLTDLLLSINNLTGVIPTSLGNLSSLTTLYLHTNQLSGSIPQELGMLSSLIDLELSSNNLTGVIPTSLGNLSNLTTLYLHSNQLSGSIPQELGMLSSLTDLELLVNNLTGVIPTSFGNLSNLTILYLDENQFSGSIPQELGMLSSLTNLGLSENNLTGVIPTSFGNLSKLTTIYLHTNRLSGSFLQEFGIVSSLSDLKLSFYNFVGIIFASIGTLTKLTYFRLFTNKLSDLISFEQNNFTQLKEFHIFGNQFTGHLPENVCSGGLLENFTAYDNYFIGSIPKSLRNCTSLNRVRLNGNQLIGNIGESFGIYPRLTYMELSYNKLYGELSANWGQCQNLASLKISNNDISGRLPLELGEASQLQVLILSSNKIHGKIPKELGKLKFLLGLYLDGNKFSGQVPYNFEMLSNLEQLNLANNNLSGLIPNLGKSKTF